TCAAGCTCCGGGCTGCGCCAATCGGAGCTCGGGCGGCGTCCGCAGGCGGGAGGCAGAGTGGGGGCGGGGCTTCTCCCGGAAGTTCCGCCTGCGATTGCCGTTTCCAAGGCAACCGTGTGCTTGAGCGGGAGGCAGGTACGGGAGGCGGCCGCTCGGGGAGCCTCTGGAGGCGGCGGGAAGATGGTGAGTCTCGCGGGCGAGCCCTGCCTGAGCTTCGGCCCCGGGACGACGCAGCTGgtctaccttgcagggttcttGTCGACAGAATTCCCGGCTAACTCACAGGCTTCGTTTCGTTTTGCTATTGACTTGCCTgctcaataaataaaattccaaagCGGCTCCTAAGTGCGAACGACCAGCAGGTGGTTTATATCCTAGCCCTTGTGGATTAATGTGGCGCTTTTTCAAAAAGCGGCCTCTTGAATTTCGCGTTTGCCACGCGAAAAGGCTGCGGCCGAGTTTTAAACAATTGCCTTCTGAACtgctctttggtttttttttaatctgttcgCAACATTGCACCCCCTGTGTGCTTTCTCAACGACGAGAAAGTCTCCCTTTCCTGCCCTGCGGGACTTGCAGTGTTTGCAACTCAAGGAGTTGAGGGCGGGGCATCTCCACACAGTGCCAAAAAAGCTCAATTAATTTAGCaacgggcgggggggggctgATATGGTGAGCCACCCCTCTTTCTCCCGCAGCTGCCTCGGAAGGCGAGGGTACCAGAGTTGGCCTTTTATAGATCATCTCAGCAGGCAGCCTGCTGAGAGCTCCCTTCTGAAATCTAGGGTCAAGGTTGCCTTGGTTGTGCCCCTGCACTTCTCTAGGGCCTCAATAGGATCTTGCTAGCCTGACTGAAGCTGCCTCATGCCAGATCCAACCTGCCCATCCAGTCCTGtcctgtctgctctgactggcagctgctctccaagccCTCAGGCTTTCCCATTCTTTTGAGAccaagggaccttctgcattcaaagcaggtgttCACTAAGATATGGCACCTCTGgctaaaaagagaaaatgaacaaagCTGTTTCTGCTTGTGGGCTATGACACTGCTTTGTACACAAGCAATCCCAttatccatctagcttagtaagGTCTACTTTGACCCCTGCTGCTTGATAGATTGAacttgagatcttctgcatgaaaagcagcagCTTTGATTTTGAGCCAATTGTCCCTCCGATAATGAAGTATGTTTGCCACAACCAGTGTCTGCACTTGCTGTTGCTGGGCTGCTGGCTGATGTATTTGGCTCCCAGCCCTTGCCTAAATAACTGGAGGCACATTTATGGGTAATGTTCTAAATGGAACCAGACAAAAAGAGGAGGTGGTGCCACCCTACATGTCTGTCTGCTTTGTAAGTGCAACTCCCAGTGACAGCACTCCTTAACTTTTGGGTTGTGTTGGTGATCttgtgaagaagaggagaagggcaCCATGCCAGTGTGAGCCATCCTGCCAGTAGGATGCTGGTGGTCTCAGTCATGGAGAGACCTTGACAGTGTTTTCCTGCAGCCATGAGAATTCTCCCATATATGACTCCCTTGCAGGCGATGGCACGGCAGCGGCACGGCCGTGCGCAGCTGACAGCGGCGCAACAGCTGGATAAGAAACAGCATGAGGCTTATTTCCAAGAAATGAGGGAGCTGGAGCACCAGAAAAAGGTGCAGCGCGTCCATCAGCTAGAGGTGATGTGGGAGGCTGAAGACCGTGTTGAGGAGAAGCGCCTCGCACGGCTGCTCAGGGAGGAGGAGCATGAGCGGCGCATGGAAGAGGCTATTCAGAGGGTGAGTCGGATTGTCTGGAGGCAGGGAACTCCTCCCCATAATTAAGATCCTGATGATCTGTTGCATATTTGGTGAGTCCCACTGAGTACACTGTGCTGAAGTTTGTGTTCTAAACCGCAAAGGGAAAATGAGTCTGGCTGCTCAGCAGATTTGAAGGGAAGGAGGGCCACAGGCTGTAGGTAGGTTGGTGACAGTGGTAGGCTGTGATTTATCTCTGGGAAACAATTGTAGTAATGTTTCACCTAACAAACAGCCTGGCTGGCTGGGCTGTAGGTTCTGCTACCCCAGGGGCTCCCAGGGCCTGACTAAGAACTTGAGGCGTGGTTGGTTGAGGCGTCTTGCTCTTAGGGCTGAGTTTGCAGCATCCCAAGACATCCCTCCCACCTCCATGGCTCCCAAAACTGGATTCTAGGTAGTGTGACAGCTTATACAAGCTTGGTAGAGTTAGTAACAACCTGGCAATGTCTTGTTTAATGAAAAAGTGTTAAAGCTGAATATATGGGTCTTTATGCTATGAAATGTTGATGAAGCCTTTCTGAATCTGCATTGCGTGatctttaaaaaacttttttcagATGTTAGGCTGTTGTTTAATCAGAATAAATATCAACTTTGTGCTCACTCTAAGATTAATACCACTGAAAAAAATCTGTATCTTCTTTAAAAATGCCAATGTAATTATAAATAGATTATCTTCTGTTAGTTCAGCACAGTTCCAGTATAGCAGGCATCTGAGTAAAAGTGTTCCAGACTGAAGGTATGCAAATATTTTCCATTCCACTAAGGTTTTTTAAGGATTATTGCAGGATACACTAACAATTTCTTTAGAAGCACACTGAACTATCAGACAATTGCAGGATAGTAGTTCTAGAATCCAATTCTGATTTGTTAAATTCAATTTTGTGGTCAGGCAGAAGAGAATaaaaggttgaaggaactggAGTTGCAACAGGAAGAAAAACTGGCAGCTGAGTTAGCAAGATTAAACCATGAGAAACTTAAAGATGAAAAGATGAGACAGCAAATAAGAGAGACCAGGTATTTCTTTCTTCAACAAATAGATTTCTTTATAATCCCACAGAAAGATGGAGCTTCCCTACCTCTAACTGTTACTAATGCTTCTGTTTGGTGTCGGAGTTTAGCACTTTGTTGGGGGCATCATGGCAGATGAAGATAATCTCTGTGGTGTGGCGGCATCTTCTTCCCCCAGCTAATAGATGCCAGTCTAGTGGCATGTCAGAATTTTAGCATGAACACGCTGGGTTGgtaaaaacattcattttaatgttATCTTTTAAAACTATAAATGTGTTTAAAATCAGATTTGTTAAGTGTCTGCAATGAGAGGTGCCAAATAAAAGAATGAGAGGCAGTTTTCAACACATGTTTCATACTTTTTGTCAATACGGTTTCTAGTATTGAACTTCGGGAGCTGGAGTTGAAGCTGAAATCTGCTTATATGAATAAAGCGAGGGCTGCCCAGATTGCTGAGAAAGAAGctataaaatatgaaaaaatggTAACTGGCTTTATTGACTGTTCTAATCTTTGGAtctgctcagtgtgtgtgtgtgtgtgtgtgtgtgtgtgtgtgtgtgtgtgtgtgtctatatataaaaaaatgtaaactgggcatgtgggtgggtgtccacttctctccgaaaccacttgaccgattacgttcaaattttgacacaacgtgcaaagcgaatatgagagtgaccatatacaggttgcgtagacagatgtcacacctgggccacgtaaaaaccccaaaaccccatgttccagaactcacaaatcaccctcaagtgcatgctgggagcacaggagatgttgcaaaacagcaccctctagcagcgatgactacactggtactgcacctaggaatgcttccctctccacagcatctcggctcgcctttccagactgggccaagtggaggtgggggctcgccggggtggggggaggaggggatgggatagctcatgggttgggacagggcggggggagtcacaggaatgaccctgtgtaaacagaacatgcGAACAtgcgtaaaacatttcaacaaaatgaaggggggctctgaaggtgaggagggtctgaagggggactctgagggtccatttaacagactgagccacagcaacgtgtggccaggccagctagcccagctagtgtttgtgtgtgtgtgtgtgtgtgtgtgtgtgtgtgtgtgtgtgtgtgtaatgactGACTTAAAATCTTGCTAGTTTGGAAAATGGATTGGTCAGCTTAGATTTTGGATAAGCCTAGCCCTACTGTTTGTTTTCACTGGGAACTTATGGTAAAGGGTAGGAAAGACActgaagtaacaacaacaacaaatgtttaaaatccattttctaaattaaaaattacattttaaaaaggagatttATTTTGGTTAGTAAGAGCAGTGTTTTATTCTGCATCTTGATATCTTCCACCAAGCTAAATCAATGACATGATGTGGACCTAAGCCTGCTTACTCAGGaaaaagtcccactgagctcagtagAGCTTATTCTCTAGTAAGTGGGTTTTCttaaggattgcagccataaCAACCATGCTTGCTTCTAAAGGCAGTGTGGGGCAAACCCCTCAAAGCTGAATTCATGCAAATAGTTTTAAATGTATAGCAAATGGTCTACACAGCATTGCATTGTTTTTCAAAGGTCATCTCTCCAAATATGATAATTAAAACCTTTCAAGCAGCATGTTTCTAATGTGTTTCTTACTGGGCTTTGTCCAGTTATGCCATATTTAGAGTACacatattgaaatcaatggacatgactaaaGTTTCAGTTAAGGCGGATTCAACCCATAACTATCAAACAACTTTGGCTGCAATTCTGAACCAATTACCATGAAACAATCTCTCTTCAACTCAGCaggttttacttctgagtaagcatgctcaggattgcactgttaaataaataagttcCACATTTTAGGAAAAAATGGCACTGAAATGGTTTACAATGcatcagatttttggtttggCTTTCTAGTCACCCATCCTAGCTTTCAGTTGCTTTTTACAAAGTTTCCATAGCCCTTAGTAGCTTcattttcataattttatttcCATGTACTGTTAGTTTAGCTGAATGGATGCAACAGTGTGTGTGGAGAGAACTATTTCTTGGTGTAGCAGGTTGAAAAAATGGATAGTTCCTAAAGGGCTAGATTAATACGTGATTAATATATGTAAATAATATGGTTCATCAGCAGTCCACAGTGTCTTTTCACTGGGATGCTAGTCTTCTTTGGAGTTTGTTACTCCAAattcttctatttttttaaaaaaatagattaaaatctTTTCAGAAAgctgatgcagaaatatgcaaAGCAATGAAGGAAGCAcaggaaaaggcagaggaagaagagaagacggCTGCGGCAAAGCGGAATCAGGAAAAGCTGCTTTACCAGCAAGAACTGGAAAGGCAACTAGAGGACCGAGAGAGACAGAGGCAGGCAGCCTATGAGGAGTTCCTCCGAGAGAAGCTCTTGATTGATGAAATTGTGAGAAAAATCTATGATGAAGATGAACGGTTAGTTGGACTTCCTGCgtttgtgttttaaatttgtttagcTTTACTGTGTAAGAATTTTTCTCTGGTCTGAGGGGTTCCTTGCTTTATTAATATTTCTGGCTCATGGCTCATCTGTCCAGCCTGCCCTGTGCTTATGGTGCTTAGAGTGATGGCAGACCTGCTGCTTCACAGTGAGCAAGTTTTTGATCTGGTGGCTCCTACCTCAGAGCATTTGAAATCGACTAGATGACTTTCAAGCTGTGACAGTCACTTAACTGGGAAAGTTGTCATGAGCACAAAACGGCATACGCTGGAGTGTCCTTAGTTCCCCGGGGATGGCTTGGTGTGACACAAGAGGAGGGGACTCTTAATTATCTGGGTTACATTTAGAAATGTTACTAAAGTTTGAGACTTCTCCATAGAGCGAAACAAGGAAGACTAGAGAAAATGAGAGCAACACAAAGGTTCATAGAAGAATTTAAAAATGATCAAGCTATGAGGAAGAAAAGGCAGCGTGAAGAGATGGAAGAGGAAAACAGAAAACTCAAGGAATTTGCCAACATGTGGCAGGAAAGAGAAGATAGCAGGATGGCAAAGATCCAGGAAAATGAGGAGCGGAAGCAAAAGCtccagcaaatggtattgaaATGCCTCTTAAATTTCCTTCCCTTGATATGAGAGGCAGCAGGTGCCTaaaatctcctccctctctatgACAGCTTGAAGAGGCTCTAGAAAGGGAGCAGCAGGAACGGGAAGAACTTGAGCAAATCCGTGAAGAGCTGTATTTTGAAGAACGAGAAGAGGAAAACCGAAAGAAGGAGATGGTAAGTGACTGCAGTTTTTAGTCTTGTCATGGGACTGCACAAGAGattttctgcccctccccccattgcCCTTCCTGTGAAATATCAGCTTCAAGAgctttagttagttagtttccATGGCTTGTTAACCTTCACTACTTCATATTGCTGTAGACATCTTTGTCTTCCTTAAATATATTCCCAAGGGACAGTATATCATCCAATGTGAATTTGTGAGGGTGCTTTGCCAAGGGCCATGTAACGCTCCTCTCCAGGTCTTGCCTGCTTGAGGAGGAAGCTCCACTTGCCCCAGGATCCTCTCTTTTCCCCATGTCTCCTAAAACT
The Zootoca vivipara chromosome 14, rZooViv1.1, whole genome shotgun sequence DNA segment above includes these coding regions:
- the MNS1 gene encoding meiosis-specific nuclear structural protein 1, encoding MAMARQRHGRAQLTAAQQLDKKQHEAYFQEMRELEHQKKVQRVHQLEVMWEAEDRVEEKRLARLLREEEHERRMEEAIQRAEENKRLKELELQQEEKLAAELARLNHEKLKDEKMRQQIRETSIELRELELKLKSAYMNKARAAQIAEKEAIKYEKMKADAEICKAMKEAQEKAEEEEKTAAAKRNQEKLLYQQELERQLEDRERQRQAAYEEFLREKLLIDEIVRKIYDEDERAKQGRLEKMRATQRFIEEFKNDQAMRKKRQREEMEEENRKLKEFANMWQEREDSRMAKIQENEERKQKLQQMLEEALEREQQEREELEQIREELYFEEREEENRKKEMEELEKKLRQRLELRKAYEEQLAMREVLRQAMKEEEEAFRQSMLAKFAEDDRVEQMNAQKRRMKQLEHRREVEKLIEERRKQFIADKERELEEMQLEERRKGIVNDIIEEERQKLLKEHAVKLLGYLPRGVLKDEQDVNMLGEEFRQVYQKRKGDGPAEDN